One window of Phycisphaeraceae bacterium genomic DNA carries:
- a CDS encoding 3-dehydroquinate synthase, with the protein MSKQASNAAHRVPVTTRAGTYTVSIGPNTLSSLGTVTEELCPLPTRTSIVVADAGLPKDIVSTAMESLREVSIEPVLHTLTPTEQAKSFQSLEAILVAMSRAKLERGDPVIALGGGITGDVAGLAAALHHRGTPVLQCPTTLLAMVDASVGGKTAVNLTVEGSLYKNMVGAFSQPVAVLADTNTLASLPDRAFRSGIAECIKHTMLCADWGHESLIQYTDSSLDRVLTRDPDILPEFIARNVAVKASVVQADETEDPQRASLGRAVLNLGHTFAHALESHPELSPDGHPAHAPLTHGEAVALGLVAASAASEAMGIAPNNTLEHTSARVARAQLPTQLQHLPREDSLVSAMTHDKKVRAGKLRLVLPTGDGHCTIIDNPPDRIVLAGFSAWQAG; encoded by the coding sequence ATGAGTAAGCAAGCTTCCAACGCAGCGCATCGTGTGCCAGTGACAACCCGAGCGGGAACATACACCGTCAGTATCGGCCCGAACACACTCTCATCACTCGGCACCGTCACAGAGGAGTTGTGCCCACTCCCAACGCGCACGTCGATTGTCGTTGCGGATGCCGGCTTGCCCAAGGACATCGTCTCCACCGCGATGGAATCGCTCCGTGAAGTTTCCATCGAACCGGTTCTTCACACGCTGACGCCGACAGAGCAGGCAAAGTCGTTCCAGTCGCTTGAAGCGATTCTTGTTGCGATGTCCCGCGCAAAGCTTGAACGCGGGGATCCTGTCATCGCGCTGGGCGGTGGTATTACAGGTGATGTTGCTGGACTTGCAGCAGCACTCCATCACAGGGGCACACCCGTTCTTCAGTGCCCCACCACACTGCTCGCAATGGTCGACGCTTCGGTCGGCGGTAAGACCGCTGTCAACCTGACCGTCGAAGGATCACTCTACAAGAACATGGTCGGCGCATTTAGCCAGCCTGTCGCTGTGTTAGCAGACACAAACACGCTCGCATCGCTCCCGGACCGTGCTTTCCGGAGCGGCATTGCCGAGTGCATAAAACACACGATGCTCTGTGCTGATTGGGGACACGAGAGTCTTATTCAGTACACAGACAGCTCACTTGACCGAGTACTCACACGTGATCCCGACATCCTTCCGGAGTTCATCGCACGCAATGTTGCCGTCAAGGCATCTGTTGTGCAAGCAGATGAAACAGAAGATCCACAGCGAGCATCGCTTGGGCGTGCGGTGCTCAACCTCGGTCACACATTTGCGCACGCGCTTGAATCACATCCAGAGCTTTCTCCGGATGGACATCCTGCGCATGCACCATTGACACACGGTGAAGCAGTTGCGCTCGGGCTTGTCGCCGCAAGTGCAGCGTCTGAAGCAATGGGCATTGCACCAAACAACACACTCGAACACACGAGCGCACGTGTTGCGCGCGCACAACTTCCAACACAACTGCAGCATCTTCCACGTGAAGATTCGCTAGTGTCAGCAATGACACACGACAAGAAAGTTCGTGCTGGCAAGCTCCGTCTTGTTCTTCCGACTGGTGACGGGCATTGCACGATCATCGACAATCCTCCCGATCGCATTGTGCTCGCCGGTTTTTCAGCCTGGCAGGCGGGATAA
- the rsfS gene encoding ribosome silencing factor produces the protein MQHNNTQPDPVPHHDDARAEALHQTKQGRDTDAKTFAIAAARALKDARCDDILVLDVSGKNPVTDYIVIGTGTSDRQMRSALADVESAAKDCGYHPFDPAKDTSADWLLADYLQVMVHVFEANARALYDLEMLWGDGKRVEWKRETKADTDSNE, from the coding sequence ATGCAGCACAACAACACACAGCCCGATCCTGTTCCCCATCATGATGATGCCCGCGCTGAAGCGTTACATCAAACAAAGCAAGGCCGGGACACCGATGCTAAGACATTTGCGATTGCTGCCGCACGCGCATTGAAGGATGCCAGGTGTGATGACATCCTTGTGCTCGATGTGAGCGGAAAAAACCCGGTCACAGACTACATCGTGATAGGGACGGGAACATCAGACCGCCAGATGCGATCAGCGCTCGCCGATGTGGAAAGTGCGGCAAAGGACTGCGGCTATCACCCGTTCGACCCCGCAAAGGACACCAGTGCGGACTGGCTGCTCGCCGACTACCTCCAGGTGATGGTCCATGTGTTCGAGGCGAATGCCCGGGCGCTTTACGACCTTGAGATGCTGTGGGGCGATGGCAAGCGTGTCGAATGGAAGCGCGAAACAAAGGCCGATACCGATTCCAATGAGTAA
- a CDS encoding sigma-70 family RNA polymerase sigma factor, with protein MHIFHPALLDLCSAGATRGWLSFEELIEVLPDEMVDASGIDRVLMQFDEDGIELIDELECRARIYRESKQSANSSDGAFASLTTKAQRVRGGDRTSEETHLRSLDRKRLEKEREASTLNATSLSRNEINRLAGDAGNANGSNSDDPVRVYLAQMGTIPLLTRDQELRLAKKIETTRLILRRWCLENDLIAAHAAEILQQVLDGKVPFDRTLRINAVDNEVRERIMQRMRTNLPTVSALLEQNRIDFEQLRTAPLNARQRAEVTSCIMQRRRRIALLLEELSLRTSRLIPMMRKIKSINSKMEHIKALLASDSDKHTDDREVLVEELDGLCNLVAAEPEQLAEQVRKQATVMWEYEQAKRDLSGGNLRLVVSIAKKYRNRGMPFLDIIQEGNTGLMRAVDKFEYKRGFKFSTYATWWIRQAISRSIAENARTIRIPMHMIESITKIRIAQKHLTQSLGIEPTPEDLAEHTGMSLEDVKRAIRTSKHPVSLDKPVGESEHHALGEFVPDPKRKEPYETAGADMLRHRIEAVLKTLTYREREIIKLRYGIGDGYTYTLEEVGRIFKVTRERVRQVEQKAIRKLQHPVRSRKLDGFIDGDIRQSNAAE; from the coding sequence ATGCATATTTTCCACCCCGCACTGCTCGACCTCTGCTCTGCTGGAGCCACACGAGGTTGGCTGAGTTTCGAGGAACTGATCGAGGTGTTGCCCGACGAAATGGTGGATGCTTCTGGTATTGATCGCGTGCTAATGCAGTTCGACGAGGACGGCATCGAACTGATCGATGAGCTTGAGTGCCGTGCACGAATTTATAGAGAATCGAAGCAATCAGCAAACTCCAGCGATGGCGCATTCGCCTCTCTCACCACCAAAGCTCAGCGTGTCAGAGGGGGCGATCGCACCAGCGAGGAAACACACCTTCGGTCACTCGATCGCAAACGACTTGAGAAAGAGCGTGAAGCGTCCACCCTGAATGCAACATCGCTCTCAAGGAATGAGATCAACAGACTCGCGGGTGATGCAGGCAATGCAAACGGATCCAACTCGGACGATCCCGTGCGGGTGTATCTCGCGCAGATGGGCACCATCCCACTGCTAACTCGAGATCAGGAACTCCGTCTCGCAAAGAAGATCGAAACAACACGTCTTATTCTTCGTCGCTGGTGTCTTGAGAACGATCTCATCGCAGCACATGCCGCAGAAATACTCCAGCAGGTGCTCGACGGAAAGGTGCCGTTTGACAGAACACTGCGCATCAATGCGGTCGACAACGAGGTTCGCGAACGAATCATGCAGCGGATGAGGACAAATCTGCCGACCGTATCTGCCCTGCTTGAACAGAACCGCATCGACTTCGAGCAGTTGCGTACGGCGCCGCTGAACGCTCGTCAACGAGCAGAAGTTACCTCATGTATCATGCAACGTCGCCGTCGCATTGCCCTGCTGCTTGAGGAACTCTCACTTCGCACCAGCAGGCTCATCCCCATGATGCGCAAGATCAAGAGCATCAACTCGAAGATGGAGCACATCAAGGCACTCCTTGCTTCCGATTCTGACAAGCATACGGACGACCGTGAGGTGCTTGTCGAGGAACTCGACGGCCTCTGCAATCTGGTTGCAGCAGAGCCGGAACAGCTTGCAGAGCAGGTGCGAAAGCAGGCCACTGTCATGTGGGAGTACGAGCAGGCAAAGCGTGATCTCTCGGGTGGAAATCTCCGGCTTGTTGTTTCGATCGCAAAGAAGTACCGCAATCGCGGCATGCCATTCCTCGACATTATCCAGGAGGGGAACACGGGGCTGATGCGCGCGGTCGACAAGTTCGAGTACAAGCGGGGGTTCAAGTTCTCGACCTACGCGACATGGTGGATCCGCCAGGCAATCTCCCGTTCCATCGCCGAGAACGCGCGCACAATCCGCATCCCGATGCACATGATCGAATCGATTACGAAGATTCGCATTGCCCAGAAGCACCTGACCCAGTCGCTTGGTATTGAACCAACACCAGAAGATCTTGCCGAACACACGGGCATGAGTCTTGAGGATGTCAAACGCGCAATCCGCACGAGCAAGCATCCTGTTTCGCTCGACAAACCCGTCGGAGAGAGCGAACACCACGCGCTCGGCGAGTTCGTGCCCGATCCAAAGCGCAAGGAACCATATGAGACCGCTGGCGCAGACATGCTCCGCCATCGCATCGAAGCTGTTCTGAAAACACTCACCTATCGCGAGCGTGAGATTATCAAGCTCCGCTATGGCATTGGTGACGGCTACACCTACACACTCGAAGAGGTCGGGCGCATCTTTAAGGTCACACGAGAACGTGTGCGTCAGGTCGAGCAGAAGGCAATCCGCAAGCTCCAGCACCCTGTGCGATCACGCAAACTCGACGGATTTATCGACGGCGATATCCGCCAGTCCAACGCAGCAGAGTAA
- the dnaG gene encoding DNA primase produces MMYDRADIARVLDATDIVQIVGQSVQLRPKGREMVGLCPFHDDRNPSMYVSPAKQIYKCFVCGAAGDAAKFMQDYHSMSFPEAIEHLAEIAGVEIQRVDTRSQPASASSVRKSDVFDANQQAQKFFAALLHHADHGKAGREVIEQRSISDDMVQKFGLGLSPDRWDGLVSTITSKRWSLDAFLQAGLVKLRQHESGHYDTFRHRVMFPITDQLGRTIAFGARKIRDEDEPKYLNSPESPVFRKSATLYGIAQASSTIRQQNLAIITEGYTDTIACHQAGFTNAIAALGTAFTSEHAAILRRMCDRVVLLFDGDEAGSLAADRAVSVLFHEPIDVSIVALSSFGDAKDPDELLRQPDGNDAFANAIENGQDLLTFRFARLRAELETLSSARRSTRIEEELAKLVELGLHDMSPVRKSFIMRQLPGATGLDSITLADALARIKPTQRNRTTVFAHSEHEHAINPELIHRVVEGSLRADERAIGLLLVRPSLGDESDDAARVFDESRYNIDLMREIVRAMRSLDEEGESFSLANVLRELAGSNAAQFATQLAARIDRETNEDVGKLQHMWHDCMDRIRQIDITGRAEVKQTVAESLAERLARAKQRHTSTDADRTRLPRSPGSSG; encoded by the coding sequence GTGATGTACGACCGTGCCGACATAGCCCGTGTACTCGACGCGACGGACATTGTCCAGATCGTCGGCCAGAGCGTCCAGCTCCGCCCCAAGGGACGAGAGATGGTCGGGTTGTGCCCGTTCCACGACGATCGAAATCCGTCCATGTACGTCTCGCCGGCCAAGCAGATCTACAAGTGCTTCGTCTGCGGCGCGGCCGGCGATGCAGCAAAGTTCATGCAGGACTACCACTCAATGTCCTTCCCGGAAGCGATCGAGCACCTCGCCGAGATCGCTGGGGTTGAGATCCAGCGCGTCGACACCCGGTCACAGCCAGCGTCCGCATCGAGTGTCCGCAAGTCGGACGTGTTCGATGCGAACCAGCAGGCACAGAAGTTCTTTGCTGCCCTGCTCCATCACGCCGACCACGGCAAAGCTGGTCGCGAAGTCATCGAACAGCGCAGTATTTCCGACGACATGGTGCAGAAGTTCGGACTCGGGCTCAGCCCCGATCGCTGGGACGGCCTTGTCTCGACGATCACATCGAAGCGATGGAGCCTCGACGCATTCCTCCAGGCTGGACTAGTTAAGCTACGCCAGCACGAGTCGGGGCACTACGACACATTCCGCCATCGCGTGATGTTCCCGATCACGGACCAGCTTGGGCGCACAATCGCATTCGGTGCGCGCAAGATCCGCGATGAGGACGAACCGAAGTATCTCAACTCGCCGGAATCACCCGTATTCCGCAAGAGTGCAACGCTCTATGGAATCGCACAGGCATCCTCGACAATTCGCCAGCAGAATCTCGCGATTATCACGGAAGGCTACACGGACACCATCGCGTGCCATCAGGCCGGGTTCACCAATGCCATTGCAGCACTGGGTACCGCGTTCACTTCGGAACACGCTGCGATCCTGCGACGCATGTGCGATCGTGTGGTGCTGCTGTTTGATGGCGATGAAGCGGGTTCGCTCGCAGCGGACAGGGCGGTCTCCGTCCTGTTCCACGAGCCAATCGATGTGTCCATCGTCGCGCTCTCCAGCTTCGGCGATGCGAAGGATCCTGATGAACTGCTCAGGCAGCCAGACGGAAACGATGCCTTTGCAAACGCAATCGAGAATGGGCAGGACCTGCTGACGTTCAGATTTGCAAGGCTTCGCGCCGAACTGGAAACACTTTCTTCAGCACGTCGCTCAACACGAATCGAAGAAGAGCTTGCGAAGCTGGTCGAACTGGGACTGCACGACATGTCGCCGGTGCGAAAGTCGTTCATCATGCGCCAGCTTCCCGGCGCAACAGGACTCGACAGCATCACGCTCGCTGACGCATTGGCGCGGATCAAACCGACACAGCGCAATCGTACAACTGTCTTTGCCCATTCCGAACACGAGCACGCGATCAATCCGGAGCTGATACATCGCGTCGTCGAAGGTTCTCTTCGCGCTGACGAACGAGCCATCGGCCTGCTGCTGGTACGTCCCTCGCTCGGAGATGAATCAGATGATGCTGCCCGCGTATTCGATGAATCTCGTTACAACATCGATCTGATGCGCGAGATCGTTCGAGCGATGCGATCGCTCGACGAAGAGGGTGAATCGTTCTCGCTCGCCAATGTCCTGCGTGAGCTTGCAGGCTCAAACGCTGCACAGTTCGCCACACAACTCGCAGCACGTATCGATCGTGAGACAAACGAGGATGTCGGCAAGCTCCAGCACATGTGGCATGACTGCATGGACCGCATCCGCCAGATCGATATCACGGGCCGAGCAGAAGTAAAACAGACAGTAGCAGAATCGCTTGCCGAGAGACTTGCACGGGCGAAGCAGAGGCACACGAGTACCGATGCCGATCGAACCCGATTGCCGCGAAGTCCGGGCTCAAGCGGATAA